The following DNA comes from Pseudodesulfovibrio alkaliphilus.
CTTGCCGGCCGTCTTGCCGGAACCGGAGCCCGAGCCGCGGCCTATGCGCTTGCGGTTCTTCGTCTCTTCGGGGAACGGGTACAGTTCATGAAGTCTCATGATTCGGTTACCTCCACCAGGTGTCGCACCTTATAGATCATGCCCCTGATGACCGGAGTGTCCTCGTGGGTCTTTTCCTGCCGGATTTTGCGCAGCCCCAGGGAGTCAAGGGTCTTGACCAGTCCAGGCTTGACCGCAATCCTGCTTTTTATCAGCTTAACTTTCAACACGACGATCTCCTTTACTTTCTCGGCGTGGACACCGAGACGCCGCGCAGGGCGGAAACGTCCTCGGCGCTGCGCAGGGACTCAAGACCGGCGATGGTGGCCCGAAGCACGTTGTGCGGATTATTGGTGCCGATGGCCTTGGTCAGGATATCGTGGACACCTACCGCTTCCATGATGGCGCGCACCGGACCGCCGGCGATGATGCCGGTACCGCGACTGGCTGGCTTGAGCATGACCCGGCCCGCGCCGTAACGGCCCAGCACCTCGTAAGGCAGGGTGCCGTCCAGCAGGGGAACGGTGATCATGTTCTTCCTGGCCCGCTCTGAAGCCTTGCGAATGGCCTCGGGCACTTCGTTGGCCTTGCCCAGCCCGTATCCGACTCCACCCTCACCGTCACCGACGACCACCAAGCAGCTGAAGCTGAAACGGCGGCCACCCTTGACAACCTTGGCGACGCGATTGAGGTAGACGATTTTTTCGATCAGTCCACTTTCATTTTGTTCCATTGTACTTTCCTAGCTGCCTAGAATTTCAGCCCGCCCTCGCGGGCACCGTCGGCAAGGGCTTTGACCTTGCCGTGGTAGATATAGCCGTTACGGTCGAAGACCACGGACTCGATCTGCTTCTCGAGCGCCTTGGCGGCAATGTCTTTGCCCACCTTGGCGGCGGAGTCCCTGTTAGCCTTCAGT
Coding sequences within:
- the rpmD gene encoding 50S ribosomal protein L30, producing MLKVKLIKSRIAVKPGLVKTLDSLGLRKIRQEKTHEDTPVIRGMIYKVRHLVEVTES
- the rpsE gene encoding 30S ribosomal protein S5, which encodes MEQNESGLIEKIVYLNRVAKVVKGGRRFSFSCLVVVGDGEGGVGYGLGKANEVPEAIRKASERARKNMITVPLLDGTLPYEVLGRYGAGRVMLKPASRGTGIIAGGPVRAIMEAVGVHDILTKAIGTNNPHNVLRATIAGLESLRSAEDVSALRGVSVSTPRK